A DNA window from Bos indicus x Bos taurus breed Angus x Brahman F1 hybrid chromosome 16, Bos_hybrid_MaternalHap_v2.0, whole genome shotgun sequence contains the following coding sequences:
- the NPPA gene encoding natriuretic peptides A, whose product MGSSAITVSFLLFLAFQLPGQTGANPVYGSVSNADLMDFKNLLDRLEDKMPLEDEAVPSQVLSEQNEEAGAPLSPLSEMPPWMGEVNPAQREGGVLGRGPWESSDRSALLKSKLRALLTAPRSLRRSSCFGGRMDRIGAQSGLGCNSFRYRR is encoded by the exons ATGGGCTCCTCCGCCATCACCGTGAGCTTCCTCCTCTTTCTGGCATTTCAGCTCCCAGGGCAAACAGGAGCAAATCCCGTGTATGGCTCTGTGTCCAATGCAGACCTGATGGATTTCAAG AATTTGCTGGACCGTTTGGAGGACAAGATGCCTTTAGAAGATGAGGCTGTGCCCTCACAAGTACTAAGTGAGCAGAATGAAGAAGCTGGGGCCCCTCTCAGCCCCCTTTCAGAGATGCCTCCCTGGATGGGGGAGGTCAACCCAGCCCAGAGAGAGGGGGGCGTCCTCGGGCGGGGCCCCTGGGAATCCTCCGATAGATCTGCCCTCCTGAAGAGCAAGCTGAGGGCACTGCTCACTGCCCCTCGGAGCCTGCGGAGGTCCAGCTGCTTCGGGGGAAGGATGGACAGGATTGGAGCCCAGAGTGGATTGGGCTGCAACAGCTTCCGG TATCGAAGATAA
- the NPPB gene encoding natriuretic peptides B, which yields MDPQTALSRALLLLLFLHLSLLGCRSHPVGGPGPVSELPGLQELLDRLRDRVSELQAEQLRVEPLQQGQGLEETWDSPAAAPAGFLGPHHSILRALRGPKMMRDSGCFGRRLDRIGSLSGLGCNVLRRY from the exons ATGGACCCCCAGACGGCGCTGTCCCGGGCGCTTCTGCTTCTCCTCTTCTTGCACCTGTCGCTGCTAGGATGTCGTTCGCACCCGGTGGGTGGCCCCGGCCCGGTCTCGGAACTACCTGGGTTACAG GAGCTGCTGGACCGTCTACGGGACAGGGTCTCGGAGCTGCAGGCGGAGCAGCTGCGCGTGGAGCCCCTCCAGCAGGGCCAGGGCCTGGAAGAAACCTGGGATTCCCCGGCGGCAGCCCCCGCGGGGTTCCTCGGGCCCCACCACAGCATCCTCCGGGCCCTGCGGGGCCCCAAGATGATGCGCGACTCTGGCTGCTTTGGACGGAGGCTGGACCGTATCGGCTCCCTCAGCGGCCTGGGCTGCAACG TGCTGAGGAGGTACTAA